From the genome of Phytohabitans rumicis, one region includes:
- a CDS encoding metal-dependent transcriptional regulator, whose product MVGREGCAVNDLVDTTEMYLKTILELEEEGVPPLRARIAERLHQSGPTVSQTVARMERDGLLTVEGDRHLHLTDSGRAHAVSVMRKHRLAELLLVNVIGMPYEEAHEEACRWEHVMSDTVEKRVYELLNRPTRSPYGNPIPGLDALGNGGSAAANGEDGERNLAFPGLAGQVVVRRICESVQTDADVLRQLHAAGVDPGVTVTVAQERDGVTIDRSGDKVRLPREVASRVFVAAR is encoded by the coding sequence ATGGTGGGTCGGGAGGGCTGTGCCGTGAACGACCTGGTCGATACCACCGAGATGTACCTAAAGACCATCCTCGAGCTAGAAGAGGAAGGCGTGCCGCCGCTGCGTGCCCGGATTGCCGAGCGGCTGCACCAGAGCGGCCCCACCGTCAGCCAGACCGTCGCCCGCATGGAGCGCGACGGCCTGCTCACCGTCGAAGGTGACCGGCACCTGCACCTCACCGATTCCGGCCGCGCCCACGCCGTGTCGGTCATGCGCAAGCACCGCCTCGCCGAGCTGCTCCTCGTCAACGTCATCGGGATGCCCTACGAGGAGGCCCACGAAGAGGCTTGCCGGTGGGAGCACGTGATGAGCGACACCGTTGAGAAGCGCGTCTACGAGCTGCTCAACCGGCCCACCCGCTCGCCGTACGGCAACCCGATCCCCGGCCTCGACGCGCTCGGCAACGGCGGGTCCGCGGCCGCCAACGGCGAAGACGGCGAGCGCAACCTGGCGTTTCCCGGCCTGGCCGGCCAGGTCGTGGTCCGGCGGATCTGCGAGAGCGTGCAGACCGACGCCGACGTGCTGCGCCAGCTCCACGCCGCCGGGGTCGACCCGGGCGTGACCGTCACCGTGGCCCAGGAGCGCGACGGGGTGACCATCGACCGCTCCGGCGACAAGGTCCGGCTGCCACGCGAGGTGGCATCGCGCGTCTTCGTGGCCGCCCGCTAA
- a CDS encoding sulfurtransferase has translation MTLPQNPIVDAAALATVLASAEPPTVLDVRWRLAGPPGREDYAAGHLPGAAFIDLDADLCGAPGRGGRHPLPDPADLERALRAAGVRDGHPVVVYDGGDGLAAARAWWTLRWAGHRAVRVLDGGYPAWVAAGQPVTADVPDTKPGDITVRPGGLPVLDATAAGRLATEGVLIDVRAAPRYRGETEPIDPVAGHIPGAVNLPSTEHVEADGRLRAAAALESRFAEAGVAEGVRVGVYCGSGVTAAHTVLALHLAGRTDAALYVGSWSEWITDPDRPVA, from the coding sequence GTGACCCTACCCCAGAACCCTATCGTGGACGCGGCCGCGCTGGCTACGGTGCTGGCGTCCGCCGAGCCTCCCACCGTGCTGGACGTGCGCTGGCGGCTGGCCGGGCCGCCCGGCCGCGAGGACTACGCGGCGGGCCACCTGCCCGGAGCCGCATTCATCGATCTCGATGCCGACCTCTGCGGGGCGCCGGGCCGCGGCGGCCGGCACCCGCTGCCCGATCCAGCCGATCTGGAACGCGCGCTGCGGGCCGCCGGCGTCCGCGACGGGCACCCGGTCGTCGTGTACGACGGTGGCGACGGCCTGGCCGCCGCCCGCGCGTGGTGGACGCTGCGCTGGGCGGGCCACCGGGCGGTCCGCGTGCTCGACGGCGGCTACCCGGCCTGGGTCGCGGCCGGGCAGCCGGTGACCGCCGACGTGCCGGACACCAAGCCGGGCGACATCACCGTCCGCCCCGGTGGCCTGCCGGTCCTGGACGCCACGGCGGCCGGCCGCCTCGCCACCGAGGGCGTGCTCATCGACGTGCGCGCGGCGCCGCGCTACCGCGGCGAGACCGAGCCCATCGACCCGGTCGCCGGGCACATCCCGGGCGCGGTCAACCTGCCGAGCACCGAGCACGTCGAGGCCGACGGCCGGTTGCGCGCCGCCGCGGCGCTGGAGTCGCGGTTCGCCGAGGCCGGTGTCGCCGAGGGGGTACGCGTCGGCGTGTACTGCGGATCCGGGGTGACCGCGGCGCACACCGTACTCGCGTTGCACCTGGCAGGGCGGACGGACGCCGCGCTCTATGTGGGGTCGTGGAGCGAGTGGATCACGGACCCCGACCGCCCGGTGGCCTGA
- a CDS encoding IS4 family transposase — MIKVAAGVFAPGHVGELTQHVPFEMVDAALAEAGLGKSRVREVPARVVVYLLLAGALFAEVGYRQVWDKLVAALDGVPVANPTSGVLAQARQRMGPAPLRALFDLVRGPGPAPRTRGRWWRGLLVCAIDGTSAAVPASAANLAEYTPHRCNHGGSGYPKLRLLVLVCCGTRTVIDAIFGPTGVGEMPYAKRLVASLRPSMVVLLDRAFGAADLIEAIAQARAYLVVRVKDNRKLPVIQRLPDGSYLSVIGQLRVRVVECQIHVQTTAGRATTMYRLVTTLIEHHHYPAFDLVRLYHERWEVETAFLELKSTILGGRVLRARTPAGVRQEVYALLVTYQAIRLAMADATDTQPDLDPDRACFTTALSAARDLVVQAANAITGAVIDLVGAIGRRVLANLMPERRTRRAPRIVKRAISKYNAKGPNIDRKTYQATISIDILVPQSP; from the coding sequence ATGATCAAGGTCGCTGCGGGTGTGTTCGCCCCAGGGCACGTTGGGGAGTTGACGCAGCATGTGCCGTTCGAGATGGTCGATGCCGCGTTGGCCGAGGCCGGTCTGGGTAAGTCCCGTGTGCGTGAGGTACCAGCCCGGGTTGTGGTCTACCTGCTGTTAGCCGGCGCGTTGTTCGCCGAGGTGGGCTACCGGCAGGTCTGGGACAAGCTGGTAGCGGCCCTGGACGGTGTGCCGGTGGCGAACCCGACCTCGGGTGTGCTGGCCCAGGCCCGCCAACGCATGGGACCGGCTCCTTTGCGGGCCTTGTTCGACCTGGTGCGGGGACCGGGTCCGGCGCCGCGTACCCGTGGGCGGTGGTGGCGAGGGCTGCTGGTCTGCGCTATAGACGGGACCAGCGCGGCTGTCCCGGCCAGCGCGGCGAATCTGGCCGAGTACACCCCGCATCGCTGCAACCATGGCGGGTCGGGCTATCCGAAGCTGCGGCTGCTGGTGTTGGTGTGCTGCGGAACCCGGACCGTCATCGACGCGATCTTCGGGCCCACCGGGGTGGGGGAGATGCCCTACGCCAAACGGTTGGTGGCCAGCCTGCGTCCGTCGATGGTCGTGCTGTTGGACCGGGCCTTTGGGGCGGCGGACCTGATCGAGGCGATCGCGCAGGCCAGGGCATACCTGGTGGTGCGGGTCAAGGACAACCGGAAACTGCCGGTGATACAGCGGCTGCCGGACGGCTCATACCTATCGGTGATCGGCCAACTGCGGGTCCGCGTGGTGGAGTGTCAAATCCACGTGCAGACCACGGCCGGGCGTGCCACGACCATGTACCGCCTCGTCACCACGCTGATTGAGCACCACCACTATCCGGCGTTCGACCTGGTCCGGCTCTACCACGAACGGTGGGAGGTCGAAACAGCGTTCCTGGAACTGAAATCGACGATCCTGGGCGGGCGGGTACTACGAGCCAGGACCCCGGCCGGGGTCCGCCAGGAGGTCTACGCCCTGCTGGTGACCTACCAGGCCATCCGCCTGGCCATGGCCGACGCCACCGACACCCAGCCCGACCTTGACCCCGACCGGGCCTGCTTCACTACCGCCTTGAGCGCGGCGCGTGACCTGGTCGTGCAGGCGGCGAACGCCATCACCGGCGCGGTGATCGACCTGGTCGGCGCGATCGGCCGGCGAGTCCTAGCCAACCTCATGCCCGAGCGTCGGACCAGGCGCGCCCCGCGGATCGTCAAACGAGCGATCTCCAAGTACAACGCCAAAGGCCCCAACATCGACCGGAAGACCTACCAGGCCACGATCAGCATCGACATCCTCGTGCCCCAGAGCCCTTGA
- the lhgO gene encoding L-2-hydroxyglutarate oxidase, giving the protein MARFVVVGAGIVGLATAYRITQDYPDAQVTVLEKEPRVAVHQTGHNSGVIHAGVYYKPGSLKATLCRAGSKSMVDFCAEHGIPVQVCGKLIVATEQSELPRLHALHERAVANGLPVRLIGPAEAAEYEPHLSCVEALHVASTGIVDFTAVCTTLAALAEKAGAEVRFGARVTGFALRGGEQVVETTAGDVLADVLINCAGLHADRVARLAGVDPPARIIPFRGEYYELREDRRDLVRGLIYPVPDPQFPFLGVHLTRMIDGSVHAGPNAVLALAREGYTWGRVSPRDIADYAVYSGLWRLARKHLGYGLTEVRRSLSPKRFAHSLARLVPEVTEADLVRTAAGVRAQAIAPDGALVDDFLIVARDRQVHVLNAPSPAATSSLEIAKHIVSRVEGVSRGR; this is encoded by the coding sequence ATGGCGAGGTTTGTGGTGGTCGGGGCTGGGATTGTGGGGCTCGCGACCGCGTACCGGATCACCCAGGACTATCCGGACGCCCAGGTGACCGTGCTGGAGAAGGAGCCCCGGGTCGCGGTGCACCAGACCGGGCACAACTCCGGGGTGATCCACGCGGGCGTCTACTACAAGCCCGGCAGCCTGAAGGCCACCCTGTGCCGGGCCGGCAGCAAGTCCATGGTGGACTTCTGCGCCGAGCATGGCATCCCGGTCCAGGTGTGCGGCAAGCTGATCGTGGCGACCGAGCAGAGCGAGTTGCCCCGGCTGCACGCCCTGCATGAGCGGGCCGTCGCCAACGGCCTGCCGGTACGGCTGATCGGCCCCGCCGAGGCCGCCGAGTACGAGCCGCACCTGAGCTGTGTGGAGGCGCTGCACGTGGCGTCCACCGGCATCGTCGACTTCACCGCGGTGTGTACGACGCTGGCCGCCCTCGCCGAGAAGGCGGGCGCGGAGGTGCGGTTCGGCGCCCGGGTGACCGGGTTCGCCTTGCGGGGTGGTGAGCAGGTCGTCGAGACCACGGCGGGTGACGTGCTCGCCGACGTACTGATCAACTGTGCCGGCCTGCACGCGGACCGGGTGGCCAGGCTTGCCGGCGTGGACCCGCCGGCCCGGATCATCCCCTTCCGTGGCGAGTATTACGAGCTGCGCGAGGACCGGCGGGACCTGGTACGCGGACTGATCTACCCGGTGCCGGACCCGCAGTTCCCGTTCCTGGGCGTCCACCTGACCCGCATGATCGACGGCAGTGTCCACGCTGGACCGAACGCGGTGCTCGCCTTGGCCCGCGAGGGGTACACGTGGGGTCGGGTCAGCCCGCGGGACATCGCCGACTACGCCGTCTACTCCGGACTGTGGCGGCTGGCCCGCAAGCATCTGGGTTACGGCCTGACCGAGGTGCGCCGGTCGCTGTCGCCGAAGCGGTTCGCGCACAGCCTGGCCCGGCTGGTGCCCGAGGTGACCGAGGCGGACCTCGTGCGCACCGCCGCAGGCGTACGCGCGCAGGCGATCGCGCCCGACGGCGCGCTCGTCGATGATTTTCTGATCGTGGCCCGGGATCGGCAGGTGCACGTGCTCAACGCGCCTTCGCCGGCCGCGACAAGCTCGCTGGAGATCGCTAAACACATCGTGTCGCGGGTCGAAGGGGTTTCGCGGGGCCGGTAG
- a CDS encoding class I SAM-dependent methyltransferase, whose product MATYTHGHHESVLRSHRWRTAENSAAYLLDRLGPGLSVLDVGCGPGTITLDLAERVAPGRVTAVDTSEDALAAARQAAAERGTDNVDFAVADVHDLRYADGAFDVVHAHQVLQHVGDPVRALREMRRVCRPGGVVAARDSDYAAMTWFPEAPVLDEWLALYRRVARRNGGEPDAGRRLLAWARAAGFTEVTGSASVWCFASPEDRGWWSGMWADRIVGSAIAGQALDAGYGAADLERISAAWREWGADEDGWFAVLHGEVLCRP is encoded by the coding sequence ATGGCGACGTACACGCATGGGCATCACGAGTCGGTGCTGCGCTCGCACCGGTGGCGTACGGCGGAGAACTCGGCCGCGTACCTGCTCGACCGCCTCGGGCCCGGCCTGTCCGTGCTCGACGTGGGGTGCGGTCCCGGCACGATCACCCTCGACCTCGCCGAGCGCGTCGCGCCCGGTCGGGTCACCGCGGTGGACACCTCCGAGGACGCGCTGGCCGCGGCGCGCCAGGCGGCCGCCGAGCGGGGCACGGACAACGTCGACTTCGCGGTCGCCGACGTGCACGACCTGCGGTACGCCGACGGGGCGTTCGACGTCGTGCACGCGCACCAGGTGTTGCAGCACGTCGGCGATCCGGTGCGGGCGCTGCGGGAGATGCGGCGGGTGTGCCGGCCGGGTGGCGTGGTCGCGGCGCGGGACTCCGACTACGCGGCGATGACCTGGTTTCCGGAGGCGCCCGTCCTGGACGAATGGCTCGCCCTCTACCGCCGTGTGGCCCGGCGCAACGGCGGCGAGCCGGACGCCGGGCGGCGGCTGCTGGCGTGGGCCCGCGCGGCCGGCTTCACCGAGGTGACCGGGTCGGCGTCGGTCTGGTGCTTCGCGTCGCCGGAGGATCGGGGCTGGTGGAGCGGCATGTGGGCGGACCGCATCGTGGGCTCGGCGATCGCGGGCCAGGCGCTCGACGCCGGGTACGGCGCGGCCGATCTGGAACGGATCTCGGCGGCCTGGCGGGAGTGGGGCGCTGACGAGGACGGCTGGTTCGCGGTCCTCCACGGCGAGGTGCTCTGCCGCCCCTGA
- a CDS encoding NACHT domain-containing protein gives MPVELIVAIIGAVATLVGVGFGFYQWRRGQGLDRERLRLEQALIREQKIWEEAWEEERTAEQESARQVAQAEKIRDAVERYRTLLANELAQLKILDMTKPLDLEALYVQLRVREDRPARFASPEEMEPLSYGTPEHLLQLSAKQSREAESSAMRPEDALRRFGRFVALGDPGAGKTTMLRHLALRLARGEITEDLTLPIYVELREFVDSGVSDILEFAADTCRRRYGFVNAVEHFAERLDAGLAALLLDGLDEVLGGAAAEDAARAYRRVVDEVDRLSTRYPRATIAVTCRRAGWQGGLRAFHTVEVLDFGWPQIETFVRNWFGNEPARADALVTALQTNLRVQTLAANPLILSLVAIVYDRDLELPERRAQLYNRCVEVLLKEWDTHRGIRRFTRFTTDRKRDLLEEVGWHFHQQGLRYYPHDELLRVIAEFLPTIDIEPVHAQAILDEIAAQYGLLKVQANGWYGFLHLTLQEYFAAVAATERGAQAVALVVQHRHDPWWEEVLFLLAGRTVDASPLLLGILGRDPLSADPPVPDAPLALDDDVLHHDLLLAARCLAGAPRVRVPWLRSAIIEVTYELVRTAPSPSMSESSARILVAAGGRAIHDRLIDDLINRQLGSGPRTSIARALGTGGDAYVAARLTAILSSRALDSRLASAVADSLRALRHSPAIPALRARLDRELVADSNGAFPLAAAVAALGGASGAAHLRHLIDTAGTRQTANVLMWALQYSRDPAVERWLIERVPDSSDVGIAFIVHSYLALTGAAGAPRLLTALLSRPGSWGPSVSIIVSAFHEHASPSLAVQLVGALTDPDRDASVRWAVSALLDDQPEIWPLVAKWMVRQDADQLTVWASAAVIGSHGYGAARQPLRDALTALTGEEWVSTEEIAVRNLALPRITECLVALGDGQWAQDLLLTRINAMWQDAATPNTAVFGALLAALGHTDIGPLAEWSTGFLDHFPALSGYLLYKGADVRRTLLHPSIAPRLLARAESELLTDEERHAALELVAAIAQDVTVVPQLLSLCSVNDDELVRHALDALENIGRHNRVRIFADGRIAPVQPRTTP, from the coding sequence GTGCCGGTCGAGCTGATTGTCGCCATCATCGGTGCCGTAGCCACGCTCGTGGGCGTCGGCTTCGGCTTCTACCAGTGGCGACGAGGACAAGGGCTGGACCGTGAGCGACTCCGCCTCGAGCAGGCCCTCATCCGGGAGCAGAAGATCTGGGAGGAGGCTTGGGAGGAGGAACGGACGGCGGAACAGGAGTCGGCCCGGCAAGTCGCGCAAGCCGAAAAGATCCGCGACGCGGTGGAAAGATACCGAACCCTGCTCGCCAACGAGTTGGCCCAGCTCAAGATCCTCGATATGACCAAGCCGCTCGATCTAGAGGCGCTGTACGTCCAGCTTCGAGTGCGCGAGGACCGCCCAGCACGTTTCGCCAGCCCGGAAGAGATGGAGCCGCTGTCCTACGGCACGCCCGAACATCTCCTGCAACTCTCGGCCAAGCAGTCCCGCGAAGCAGAGTCATCGGCCATGCGACCCGAGGACGCGCTACGCCGATTCGGACGGTTCGTGGCGCTCGGTGACCCCGGCGCGGGCAAGACGACGATGCTGCGTCACCTGGCGCTGCGTCTGGCGCGCGGCGAGATCACGGAGGACTTGACCCTGCCGATCTACGTCGAGTTGCGCGAGTTCGTTGACAGCGGCGTATCGGACATCCTCGAGTTCGCTGCCGACACGTGCCGGCGACGGTACGGCTTCGTCAACGCGGTCGAGCACTTCGCCGAGCGGTTGGATGCCGGCTTGGCGGCGCTCCTGCTCGACGGGTTGGACGAGGTCCTCGGTGGTGCCGCAGCCGAGGACGCGGCGCGGGCATACCGGCGGGTCGTTGACGAAGTGGACCGGCTCTCCACCCGCTATCCCAGGGCCACCATCGCGGTAACCTGCCGCCGGGCCGGCTGGCAGGGCGGCCTGCGGGCATTCCACACGGTGGAGGTGCTCGACTTCGGTTGGCCGCAGATCGAGACATTCGTCCGCAACTGGTTCGGCAACGAACCTGCTCGCGCCGATGCGCTAGTCACCGCGCTACAGACCAACCTGCGGGTCCAGACGCTGGCCGCCAACCCACTGATCTTGTCGTTGGTGGCCATCGTTTATGACCGCGACCTCGAACTGCCGGAACGTCGCGCCCAGCTCTATAACCGCTGCGTCGAGGTACTGCTCAAGGAGTGGGATACGCATCGCGGAATCCGCCGGTTTACCCGCTTTACCACCGACCGTAAGCGAGACCTACTTGAGGAGGTGGGCTGGCACTTCCATCAGCAAGGGCTGCGGTACTACCCACACGATGAGCTCTTGCGGGTGATAGCCGAATTCTTGCCGACGATAGACATCGAACCCGTGCACGCCCAGGCAATCTTGGACGAGATCGCCGCCCAATACGGCCTGCTCAAGGTCCAGGCCAACGGCTGGTACGGCTTCCTACATCTCACCTTGCAGGAGTACTTCGCCGCCGTCGCCGCCACCGAGCGGGGAGCGCAGGCAGTGGCGCTCGTCGTCCAGCACCGTCACGACCCGTGGTGGGAGGAGGTGCTTTTCCTGCTCGCAGGTCGGACCGTGGACGCATCGCCGCTACTCCTCGGGATCCTCGGACGGGATCCGCTGAGTGCCGATCCACCTGTGCCCGACGCGCCTCTCGCGCTCGATGACGACGTTCTGCACCACGACCTTCTCCTCGCGGCTCGATGCCTGGCAGGGGCGCCTCGTGTGCGAGTCCCTTGGCTCCGCTCCGCGATCATCGAGGTCACCTATGAACTCGTCCGCACAGCACCATCGCCATCGATGTCTGAGTCGTCCGCGAGGATCCTGGTAGCCGCTGGCGGTCGCGCGATCCACGACCGACTAATCGACGATCTAATCAACCGACAGCTCGGGAGTGGGCCGCGCACATCGATCGCCAGAGCCCTGGGCACGGGCGGCGATGCCTATGTCGCGGCCCGGCTAACCGCCATACTCAGCTCTCGCGCGCTGGATAGCCGGCTAGCCTCGGCCGTAGCCGATTCGCTGCGAGCTCTCAGGCATTCGCCGGCCATCCCAGCCCTGCGTGCCCGCCTGGACCGGGAGTTGGTCGCCGACAGCAACGGTGCGTTCCCACTCGCGGCAGCAGTCGCGGCGCTCGGCGGAGCGAGCGGCGCCGCGCACCTCCGTCACCTCATCGACACGGCCGGCACCCGTCAGACCGCCAACGTTCTGATGTGGGCCCTGCAGTACTCGCGCGATCCGGCCGTCGAGAGGTGGCTCATCGAACGAGTCCCGGACAGCTCCGACGTGGGCATCGCGTTCATCGTGCACAGCTATCTCGCACTCACCGGCGCGGCAGGCGCCCCTCGCCTCCTCACCGCCCTGCTGAGCCGGCCCGGGTCGTGGGGCCCGAGCGTGTCGATCATCGTTTCTGCCTTCCACGAGCACGCCTCGCCATCGTTGGCCGTACAGCTTGTCGGTGCGCTCACCGATCCAGACCGCGATGCCAGCGTGCGATGGGCGGTCTCTGCTTTGCTGGACGACCAGCCCGAGATCTGGCCACTGGTTGCCAAGTGGATGGTCCGGCAGGACGCCGACCAGTTGACGGTGTGGGCGAGCGCCGCGGTGATCGGTAGCCATGGGTACGGGGCAGCCCGACAGCCGCTGCGTGACGCACTCACCGCGCTGACTGGCGAGGAGTGGGTTTCTACCGAGGAGATCGCCGTTCGCAACCTCGCCCTCCCTCGGATCACCGAATGCCTGGTCGCGCTTGGGGACGGCCAGTGGGCGCAGGACCTTCTCCTGACCCGCATCAACGCAATGTGGCAGGATGCCGCCACGCCGAACACGGCTGTTTTCGGCGCGCTCCTGGCGGCGCTCGGTCATACGGATATCGGGCCGCTGGCCGAGTGGTCTACCGGATTCCTCGACCATTTCCCGGCGCTGAGCGGCTACCTCCTGTACAAAGGCGCCGACGTGCGCCGCACGCTGCTCCATCCGTCGATCGCCCCACGCCTACTCGCCCGGGCAGAGTCCGAACTGCTCACGGACGAGGAGAGACATGCCGCCCTCGAACTGGTCGCGGCCATCGCGCAGGATGTGACGGTAGTGCCTCAGCTGCTTTCGCTCTGCTCCGTGAACGACGATGAGCTCGTCCGGCACGCCCTGGACGCCCTGGAAAACATTGGCAGGCACAATCGAGTCCGGATTTTCGCTGATGGCCGGATCGCCCCCGTCCAACCGCGAACTACACCGTAG
- a CDS encoding acetoin utilization protein AcuC — protein sequence MAADGTLVVWDEALLGYDMGDHPLDPVRVELTIALARSLGVLDRSGVELVAPKPADAAALTRVHRPDYVEAVRAAPDDPFFSGWGLNTPDNPVFDRMHDAGALVCGATLAAAEAVWHGHATRAVNVAGGLHHAMPARAAGFCVYNDPAVAIARLLDLGAERIAYIDIDVHHGDGVQAIFYDDPRVLTVSLHETPLALFPGTGFPEETGGKKAEGSAVNIAFPPGTGDAGWLRAFHAVVPSVLRAFRPQLLVTQCGADSHRLDPLADLRLSVDGQRAAHLALRALADELCEGRWVATGGGGYALVEVVPRTWTHLLATATGEPIAPATLTPLDWRALARSRRPDHEVPLRMTDDADVSFAPWQPEGEPDAVDRAIMATRKAVFPLLGLDPHDPRD from the coding sequence ATGGCAGCGGATGGCACGTTGGTGGTGTGGGACGAGGCCCTGCTCGGGTACGACATGGGCGACCACCCGCTCGACCCGGTCCGGGTGGAGCTGACCATCGCCCTGGCCCGCTCGCTGGGCGTCCTGGACCGCTCGGGCGTCGAGCTCGTCGCCCCCAAGCCGGCCGACGCCGCCGCCCTGACCCGGGTGCACCGCCCCGACTACGTGGAGGCCGTACGCGCCGCGCCCGACGACCCGTTCTTCTCCGGGTGGGGGCTGAACACGCCGGACAACCCGGTGTTCGACCGGATGCACGACGCCGGCGCGCTGGTGTGCGGCGCGACGCTCGCCGCCGCCGAGGCGGTCTGGCACGGGCACGCCACCCGGGCGGTCAACGTGGCGGGCGGGCTGCACCACGCGATGCCCGCGCGGGCCGCCGGCTTCTGCGTCTACAACGACCCGGCGGTCGCCATCGCCCGGCTGCTCGACCTGGGCGCGGAGCGCATCGCGTACATCGACATCGACGTGCACCACGGCGACGGCGTGCAGGCGATCTTCTACGACGACCCGCGGGTGCTCACGGTCAGCCTGCACGAGACGCCGCTCGCGCTCTTTCCGGGCACCGGCTTTCCGGAGGAGACCGGGGGCAAGAAGGCCGAGGGGAGCGCGGTCAACATCGCCTTCCCGCCGGGCACCGGCGACGCCGGCTGGCTGCGCGCCTTCCACGCGGTGGTGCCGTCGGTGCTGCGCGCGTTCCGGCCGCAGCTGCTCGTCACCCAGTGCGGCGCCGACAGCCACCGCCTCGACCCGCTCGCCGACCTGCGGCTGTCCGTCGACGGCCAGCGCGCCGCCCACCTGGCCCTGCGGGCGCTCGCCGACGAGCTGTGCGAGGGCAGGTGGGTGGCCACCGGCGGCGGCGGGTACGCGCTCGTCGAGGTCGTCCCGCGTACCTGGACCCACCTGCTGGCCACGGCCACCGGCGAGCCGATCGCCCCGGCGACGCTGACGCCGCTGGACTGGCGGGCGCTGGCCCGCTCCCGCCGGCCGGACCATGAGGTGCCGCTGCGGATGACCGACGACGCGGACGTGTCGTTCGCGCCGTGGCAGCCGGAGGGCGAGCCGGACGCCGTCGACCGCGCCATCATGGCCACCCGCAAGGCGGTCTTTCCGCTCCTCGGCCTCGACCCGCACGACCCGCGGGATTGA
- a CDS encoding cytochrome P450 yields MDHGPRPPGGLNPLAVLTRAHRRQGVLARLPVPGVYLVSDPEAIQEALTRTQREYAKGVGRRGLEPLRRVLGHGLLTSPPDLHRRQRRLIQPLFHGERIAGYADQFTALAADACGRWRDGEARDVHRDMTDLTLAIVARTVFDVEVGADVITTFGRAIGRNQRALRREVLPGGRLLDRLPLPATRRWRADSAAVDKVVYDLIEARRVRPGSADLLSLLLATGMPDRQIRDEALTLLLAGHETTANALAWTFHLLSGDPAAQDRVAGGDRAFATAVVRESMRLYPPAWAIWRRLVDDREVCGRRLRAGSTLILSPWVVHRDPRWWPEPDRFRPERWLDGPPPPRYTYFPFGSGPRQCIGNGFAELEAVLVTEAVCRRWALAPAPGAPPVVPRPLITLRPRYGVHLTVRVRV; encoded by the coding sequence GTGGATCACGGACCCCGACCGCCCGGTGGCCTGAACCCGCTCGCGGTCCTCACCCGGGCCCACCGGCGGCAGGGCGTGCTCGCGCGGCTGCCGGTGCCGGGCGTCTACCTGGTCAGCGATCCGGAGGCGATCCAGGAGGCGCTGACCCGCACCCAGCGCGAGTACGCCAAGGGCGTGGGCCGGCGCGGCCTCGAACCGCTCCGCCGGGTGCTCGGCCACGGCCTGCTGACCAGCCCGCCGGACCTGCACCGGCGGCAGCGCCGGCTGATCCAGCCGCTCTTCCACGGCGAGCGGATCGCCGGGTACGCGGACCAATTCACCGCGCTCGCCGCCGACGCGTGCGGGCGGTGGCGCGACGGTGAGGCCCGCGACGTGCACCGGGACATGACCGACCTGACCCTGGCGATCGTGGCCCGGACAGTCTTCGACGTCGAGGTGGGCGCCGACGTGATCACCACGTTCGGGCGGGCGATCGGCCGCAACCAGCGGGCCCTGCGCCGGGAGGTCCTACCCGGCGGGCGGCTGCTGGACCGGTTGCCGCTGCCGGCCACCCGGCGGTGGCGGGCCGACAGCGCGGCCGTGGACAAGGTCGTGTACGACCTGATCGAGGCCCGCCGAGTTCGTCCGGGGAGCGCCGACCTGCTCAGCCTGCTGCTGGCCACCGGCATGCCGGACCGGCAGATCCGGGACGAGGCGCTCACCCTGCTGCTCGCCGGGCACGAGACCACCGCCAACGCGCTGGCCTGGACGTTCCATCTGCTGTCGGGGGATCCGGCGGCGCAGGACCGGGTGGCCGGCGGCGACCGGGCGTTCGCGACGGCGGTGGTGCGCGAGTCGATGCGGCTGTACCCGCCGGCGTGGGCGATCTGGCGGCGGCTGGTCGACGACCGCGAGGTGTGCGGGCGCCGGCTGCGGGCCGGGTCGACGCTGATCCTGAGCCCGTGGGTGGTGCACCGCGACCCGCGCTGGTGGCCCGAGCCGGACCGGTTCCGCCCCGAGCGCTGGCTCGACGGGCCGCCCCCGCCGAGATATACGTACTTCCCGTTCGGCAGCGGGCCCCGGCAGTGCATCGGCAACGGCTTCGCGGAGTTGGAGGCGGTGCTGGTGACCGAGGCGGTCTGCCGGCGGTGGGCGCTCGCGCCGGCCCCGGGCGCGCCGCCGGTCGTGCCCCGGCCGCTGATCACGCTGCGCCCCCGGTACGGCGTGCACCTCACCGTGCGCGTGCGAGTATGA